GTCCCAGGGCTCAACAACCAGCGAAACTGAAGACCCCGCGCCGAGCACCACCGCCGTTACCACCGAGGCCACGACGGAAGCCACAACCGAATCCACCACCGAAGAAGCCACCGAAACGACTCCCGAAGAGACAACCGAGGCAACCCCAGAACCCAACCCCATCGCCGAGGAAAACGAACCCGAAGACCAGCCCGCAGAACCACCCGCCCAAGAACCCGAAGCCAACCCGACCCTCGGAGAAGTTCAGCCCGCGGGCGTGAATAACTTCATCGCGCCTGCCCCCGCACCTGCACCTGCTCCCGCTCCCGCGAAGGTGTATTACAGCAACTGCGCGGAGGCACGCGCAGCCGGGGCCGCACCGATGTATGCGGGCGAACCCGGGTACCGGGCTGGCTTGGACAGGGATAAGGACGGGGTGGCCTGCGAGTAGAACAGCTGTCCATAGTTCGATGGGCTGTCCTTTACGAAGTAGAGCAGCATCCACACTCCCTGAACTGAGATGAGGAGCGCGTCCAGCGATTCTGGAACGGCCCCGATGCTCCCCGAAAGCCACGGAGCCATACTTGACGGTACCTTAGCTGTCATGATCACGTCTTAGTCGCAGGAGTACCCGTGATCCAAGGGGAGCATCAACCGGATAGGCAACGCCATCCGGGATGGTAAGCCTTTCGACAAAGAACTGTGGGATGACTGGCCCCTCTGACACAGTGAACTACTTGCGTTTGTCGAATCCATCCTGCGACCTGAGCTAAATGCATTCCTCGAAAAATTCTCCGGGAACCCACAATGCCTTTACAGCCCCGAGGAAGACTCGAACATGGAGCCCAATTCTCGGGTCAAGACCGTTGATACAGCCTGCGACAAACTACTGAGTCAAAAGATCAACCTCGCCAGCAAACTGGCAGAAGTGCTGTACACAGCAGGCGCGAGTCGTGTGACCATAAGGGACCTGCGCGAATCCCCTCACAGTGGGTACCGGGCCGACACCGGAGGTGTTAAGAACCAAAGGGAACGTGGTTTGCTCAGGTCGCCGAAATCGAGCGCCTGCACACCGAGGCTGACCTGGTGACGACAACGCGGGCGATCGATTCGCTCAAGGGCTAAAGGCCCTCGCATACTGCTTCGGCAATCTTGCCAAAGGCTCCGTCACCATTGACCCGGTCTATCGCTTGTGGGGTAAGCAACACCTTTCCGCCCCCAAATACAAATGAATTTTGCGGCTGATCGACGACGTTCTTGATGCTCTCGACCGCTTCGTACCACGCCTTGTAGGGGCGAACGACGATAATCGGAATTCCTCGCGCCTTGGCGCATTCCACTAGGTGAAATTGATACTCCTGGCTCTTCAGTACGCGCCGCTCTATCAAGCTGCACGATTTCTTTGAGTGATATGGAAAGAAATCGACATGCATGATCCGCTCGTACGCAACCTTTAACACCCGCTGTTGGGACGCAGAATCAAGAGCGGAAACCGACGCCGCCTTAAGATTCAGCTTCTTCGCGATCTCCTGGAGAATATGGTTGTGCGCCTGCGCGTGCCACCTCGCCGAAGACGTACCGAGGAGCTTCGGCGAAGCGTAGAAGTAGAACCCGCCTGCCTCGGCACCTGAGTGGATGTTTTCCTCGTACGCATCCCGCAGCTCCTGGTGCTCCCAGGTTTGGTAATCAGCCTCCGAGAACCCCGGGTTCGTCGTCAGGATGAGCACTCTTGCGGTGTTGATATTTCCGATAAACGGTTCCGGCGGCAGATCGAGACGCAGGGCTTTTTCAGGTGATCTCAGGCGGTGCGCTAGCTCCCTGAAATTCGGGTCCGAAGGGTCACAATCAGCAACGATCTTTTCACTGCCTATATGCGCAGGAAGTACGAGGTTTGCCCACGGGTTTTTTTTCGGCATTACACTCCTTCGAGTAGCCCCCCACAGAGCTGGAGACGAGACTTGAACTCGCAACCTACGGTTTACAAGACCGTTGCGCTACCGATTGCGCCACTCCAGCATGTCCGAAGACGTGGGACACACTACCCGATGCGGTGCGGCGGCGTCCACCAGGCGCTGCCACGCCCATGACCACCATGGATGCATGGCCTGGCGGGGGGCATTAAAGTACCGGGATACTACCCGAGTTACCTGCATTGAGGGAGGGGCTGTCTGCGTGGGCACCCTGCGAGAACGGCTGCGCGGCTGGCGGCAACGCTCACCGCACACCGCGACCATTGATACTGCCAGTGCGGCACCGCCGCCCTCACCCCTGGCACCCGTAGACCTTTCGGACCCCAATCAGGTCGCCGGCGTGATGGACCTGGCGGCCCGCATTGGGGATATTTTGTTGTCCTCCGGTACCGCAAACAGTG
Above is a genomic segment from Corynebacterium uberis containing:
- a CDS encoding excalibur calcium-binding domain-containing protein, which codes for MSTRKSQLKKIFAWISAGFGALIILAALSSLSSGVREAFAMVLVGLAIGLPGAWWLYCERRDAKFRAEAADREQTYSLLTDADRSLLGEPAPAEHIDRRWNRIRVAAIAFLIAGLIAQPSQGSTTSETEDPAPSTTAVTTEATTEATTESTTEEATETTPEETTEATPEPNPIAEENEPEDQPAEPPAQEPEANPTLGEVQPAGVNNFIAPAPAPAPAPAPAKVYYSNCAEARAAGAAPMYAGEPGYRAGLDRDKDGVACE